TGTCATAACATCTACATCACCGCTTGTTCCATTGAAATTAGCAAAAATAAATGGTGATTTATAATCCGGAATATAAGTCATATATCCGCCTACTGCTTTTGTTTTTCTTCCAAACACATCTAACAGTTCATTATCCATCATAAAATCAAAAAATTCTTTTGTTTCAGAAGAAAGCTCCTCATACATCTGCTGTCCTGCCTGCAGGATTTCTTCCGGTGTTCCTTCCGGCTGTGGATTTCCTTTTGGGCTGTATACTACTTCATCTGTATAGGAAAGTTCAGATAAGCCCAGACGTTCTTTTCTTTTCTCAAAAATACTTTCTGCAAAAGGAACCCAAACTTCTTTTACCTGACGTCTTAAATTCTCGATTTCCTCTCGCCCATAGCAGTTTCGCTGCATACGCAGATAACCCAGAGGTGTATAAGTTTCAAATCCCAGCTTTTTCGCCTGTAAAGTACGGTTTTTTACCAGCTTATCATAAAGCTCATCTAATTTGTCCTGAATACTTAAAAAGAATTCATTCTGTTTTTCCTGTGCTTCCCGTCTTATTTTTGCATCTTTATGCTTTAAATACGGTGTCAAAAGTGAAAGATTTAATGTTTCCTCTCCCCAGGGTATCTGAGCACTTGCCAGAAGTTTTTCATACTCTGTTACCAGTGTATTTTCTTCTTGCATAAGAGGAATAATTTCTTCTGACACAGACTTCATGGCAATCTCCATATTTTTAAAAGCTACCTGTCCAATCTTTTCTTCTAATACCTGTTTATATGGAGAATGGAACAAGATTTTCTGATATTCTACACACATATTAGAATATTCAGGAATTTGTTCATCGTAATAATTCTGTTCTTTTTCATAAAATTCATCCGTAGTATCAATGGTATGACGAATAGAACAAAGTGTTACCTGCGTCTGAATTTTATCATTTAACTGATAAAATTCTTTATGAATTTCAAACTGTTCTTCTCCACTTTTTGCCGCTTTGGATTTTTCCATAATTTCTGAAAGTTCTGCTTTTGCCTTCGCAAAATCAATTCTTTCATAAGGCATATCCTTAAATTTCATCCTGTTTTCCTCCCATTTAATATAGATTTTTCACTTTAAATTCTCTCTCTGTTTCCCTTCTCTGGTCTTTCTTGGCAATATCCTGACGTTTGTCATATAATTTCTTTCCTTTTGCCACGCCTATTTCCACCTTTACAAGACTGCCTTTAAAATATACTTTTAAAGGTACCAGCGTATATCCTTTTTCTCTTATTTTCCCCTCAATTTTTCGTATCTCGTAAGAATGAAGCAAAAGCTTTCTTACACGCAAAGGGTCTTTATTGAAAATATTTCCTTTTTCATAAGGACTGATATGCATACCAAAAATAAAAACCTCACCCTTGTCAATCTGAATAAAGGACTCTTTAATGCTGCATTTGCCCATACGAAGGGATTTTACCTCTGTACCGGCTAAAGCAATTCCTGCTTCATAAGTATCTTCAATAAAATAATCATGATAGGCTTTTTTATTATTTGCAATCAGGCGATTTTCTGATTTTTTTGCCATTTTTTCTACCCCATCCTTTCTATTTTAAAATCCACTGTCTTTGTATTCTCATCTGCATTTTCCACCCAGACCTTTACTCTTTGCCCCATCGTATAAGTTCTGCCTGTCATATCGCCTACAAGACAATATCTGTCTTTATCAAAGCTATAGTAATCATCTGTGAGACTGTTTACATGTACCAGACCTTCCACTGTATTATCCAGTTCCACATAAAATCCCCATTCCGTCACTCCTGAAACAGTTCCTTCAAAGGCTTCTCCTATATGTTGTTTCATATATTCTGCCTTCTTCATTTTAATTGTTTCCCGTTCTACTTCTTCTGCCCTTCTTTCCATGGCGCTGGACTGTCTGGCTACTTCTTCCAAAATTCCTCTGTAATGCTGAATTTTCGCCTCTGTCATTTTGCCACGGAGAGTTTCTTTAATAATTCTGTGTATCTGTAAATCCGGATAACGGCGAATTGGCGATGTAAAATGACAATAATATTTTGCAGCTAAACCAAAATGTCCAGTATCCTCTACGGTATATTTTGCCTGTTTCATAGAACGCAAAATCAATCTTGCAAAGAAAGGCTCACATTCCATTCCTTCCAGCTCTTTTAAAATCTTCTGAACTTCCTTGGGAGAAATGGTTTCCTTTCCTTTTTTTACTTTTATGCCTGCCTGATGAACCATCTCCAGAACCGTCTCCATTTTTTCCATATCCGGATTCTCATGGGTTCTGTATACAAAAGGCAATCCCAGCATACAATATTCCTCTGCCACGGTTTCGTTGGCAGCCAGCATGAAATCCTCAATCAGGCGGGTAGCAATATTCTGTTCGTAAGGATAAATATCAACCACTTTTCCCTTCTCATCTAAAACCAGCTTGCTCTCCGGAAAGTCAAAATCAATAGCTCCTCTTTTCTTTCTTCTGTTTCGAAGAAGCTCTGACAGCTCTTTCATCTGGAAAAACATCGGCAGCAGCTCTTCATAGCGTTTTTCAAGCTCTTCATCTTCCTGCAAAAGAATTTTCTTTACATTTGTATAGCTCATTCTTTCTTTTACATGAATAACGCTCTCCACAATACGATGAGAAACCACTCTTCCCTTTTTATCAATATCCATCAGACAACTAAGCGCCAGTCTGTCTTCCCCTGCATTTAAGGAACAAATTCCGTTGGAAAGCTTTTTGGGAAGCATGGGAATAACTCGGTCTGCCAAATATACGCTTGTTCCTCTTTTTAAGGCTTCTTTATCTAAAGCGCTGTTGTACTGAACATAATTGCTCACATCTGCAATGTGTACGCCTAAATGATACAAATCCTCCTCTTTTGTAAGGGATACGGCATCATCCAAATCCTTTGCATCTTCTCCGTCTATGGTTACCATGACAACATCCCTTAAATCTTCTCGACCGTAAAAATCCCCTTCATTTAAAGTTTCTTTTATACGCTCTGCCTGTTTTGCTACTTTTTCAGGAAATTCCATAGGCAGCTCATAACTTTTCGCCACACACAGAACATCTACGCCGCATTCTCCCGGTTTTCCCAGAATTTCAATAATTTTCCCTTCCGGAGAGCGTCTTTTATTTCCATGGTCTTTAATTTCCGCAAGAACTTTATCTCCGTCCTCTGCTGTCAGTGATTTTCCTGCCGGAATAAACACATCTTTTAAGAAACGCTGATTATCTGTCACGACAAATCCAAAGCCGTCACATTGCTGATACGTCCCTACAACTTCCCTTGTGCCCCTTTCCAGCACCTTAACAACTTCTCCCTCACATCTTTTTCCGTCTTTGCCGTCTTTTTTCACTACAATCTGCACCGTATCTCCGTGAAGGGCTGTTCCTATACTCTCCTCTGGAATAAAGATATCTTCTTCCGCTTCCGGAATTTCTAAAAATCCAAAGCCTCTTGGATGGCTGATAAAGGTTCCTGTATAATACTGACCTTTTTTTCTCTCTGCTTTTACAGATTTTTTTTCAGCTTCTTTTTTTGCCGCACTGCTTCTCACCGCTTCATATCTGCCTCTTTTATTGATACTGATTTTTCCTTCTTCCAGAAGCATATCTAAAATTTTATGAAGCTCCTCCCTCTTTCCTGCGGGGATTTGAAGGAGTACTGCCAATTCTTTTGCACGCATTGGCTGGTATTCCTTGCAGCACATAATTTCATATACGATTTTTTTTCTTTTTTTAATTTGTTGATTTTTTTTCAATGTTTTTATCCTCAAAAAAGATGACACCCTTGCAATGCAAGAGTGTCATGATTAAAATTTCAAATTCAATACTAAAGCTAACACAAAGAACAATACACCAAGAATTCTTGTTACTTTTACTAAAGTACCTTCCATGGAGCGTCCTTTATTTTTTCCCCAGTAAGTCTCAGACATACCGGAAAGACTTCCAAGTCCCTGAGATTTTCCCTCCTGCATCAGAATGATTACAGATAATGCAATACAATCTATAATGAAAAGCACAGTTAAAGCAATTCTTAAATATTCCATCGTTACACCTCCTAATTGCTAAGCACTACAAGTGTAACACAGGAACTTTGCAATTTCAACTATTATTTTTCATAAATGGATTTCTGTACTGTGCTTCTTTGCCTAAATCATCTTCAATTTCCAGAAGCCGATTATATTTTGCTGTTCTTTCTGCCCTGCACGGCGCTCCTGTCTTTATCTGTCCGGTTCCCGTTGCAACTGCCAAATCAGCAATAAAGGTGTCCTCACTTTCTCCTGAGCGATGAGAAATAATGGCACAATATCCTGCCTTATGCGCCATCTCCACTGCCTCCATAGCCTCTGACAGACTTCCGATTTGATTTACCTTAATTAAAATGGCGTTTCCTGCACCCATTTCAATTCCTTTTTGAAGACGTTTTGTATTTGTAACAAACAAATCATCTCCTACCAGCTGTACCTTATCTCCCAGTCGCTGTGTCATTTTCACCCAGCCTTCCCAGTCCTCTTCACAAAGTCCGTCTTCAATGGAAACAATGGGGAATTTTTCTAAAAGCTGCTCATAATAATCAATCATTTCCTCTGCACTTTTTCTCACTTTTTCGCCTCGCATAAAGCTCTGTCCCGGAAAATAATACATACCGTCTTCATAGAGCTCGCTTGCTGCCACATCAAGAGCAAAAGAAATTTCTTTTCCCGGTATAAATCCCGCTTCCTTCACTGCCCTTACCATATACTCCAATGCTTCTTCCGCTCCTTTTAAGTCCGGTGCAAATCCGCCTTCATCACCTACCGCTGCCGACAAGCCTTCTGACTTTAAAATTTCTTTCAGCTTATGATATACTTCCGCACACATGCGAAGCCCTTCCTTAAAACAGCATGCGCCTACGGGCATAATCATAAATTCCTGAAAATCCACGGTATTATCTGCGTGTTTCCCGCCGTTTAAAATATTCATCATGGGAACAGGCATACAATGCGCCTGACAACCTCCCAGATATTGATACAAAGGAATACGAAGCGCCTTTGCCGCTACGTCAGCCGCTGCCAAAGATACTCCTAAAATGGCATTTGCACCCATTTTCTCTTTATTTTCCGTTCCATCCTCTCTTTTCAGCAAGGTATCAATATGCCTTTGATTTAAAACGTTTTCTCCTAAAATACACTCTGCCAATTTATCGTTCACGTTCTCTACTGCTTTTAAAACGCCCTGACCGCAGTAACGATTTTCTTTATCTCTCAGCTCTAAAGCCTCGTATTTTCCTGTGGAGGCGCCTGATGGAACAATGGATTTCCCTGTATATCCGTCTTTCCCCACAATCCCTTCTCCTACCGTCACTTCTGTCTCCACTGTCGGATTGCCTCTGGAGTCCAGCACTTCTCTGGCGTAAACCTGTCTAATCGGTAAATAACGATTCATGGTACAACCTCCTGTTTTTTCATTTCCAGTATTAGTATTCGCATTCACCGATTTTTCATACAAAGATATTTCTTTGCACAGGGCAATTTTGCACAATAAAAGAAACTGCCTTTTGGGCAGTCTCTTTAAAAATTTTTATTTTTTAATCAATAAAGATTTTCCTGTCATTTCTTTTGGCTGTTCCATACCCATTAACTCAATCAGAGTTGGTGCAATATCTGCAAGGCATCCGCCTTCTCTTAAATCATAGGATGGGTCTGCATTTACTAAAATGAACGGAACAGGATTTGTAGTATGCGCTGTAAACGGAGCTCCTGTTTCGTAGTCTACTAACTGCTCTGCGTTTCCGTGATCTGCACAGATAAACATCTGTCCGCCAACCTCTTTGATTGCATCCACTGTTTTTCCTACACATTCATCTACTGCTTCAATGGCTTTAATTGCAGCTGCTTCTACACCTGTATGTCCAACCATATCCGGATTTGCGAAGTTAATGATAATTACATCATATTTTTCAGATTTGATTGCCTCTACCAGTTTGTCGCATACTTCGTAAGCGCTCATTTCCGGTTTTAAATCGTAAGTAGCAACCTTCGGAGATTTCACCAGAATTCTGTCTTCTCCTTCGTTTGGTTCTTCCACACCGCCGTTGAAGAAGAAAGTAACATGCGCATATTTCTCTGTCTCTGCAATACGTGCCTGTTTTTTGCCGTTTGCAGCCAAAAATTCACCGAATGTATTGGTGATTGCCACTTTATGGAAAGCAACTTCTTTATTGGGGATAGTCGGGTCATATTCTGTAAAGCATACAAAGGTTAAATCTAATCTCTTTTCTCTTGCAAATCCTGTAAACTCATCATCACAGAAAGCTCTTGTAAGCTCTCTTGCTCTGTCAGGACGGAAGTTGAAGAAGATTACAGAGTCTTTATCCTGAATAGTTCCTACCGGTTTACCGTCTTTTACAATTACAGTCGGCATTACGAATTCATCTGTTTTTTCTTCTTTATAGGATGCTTCTACGGCTGCTGCCGGACACTCGGCCTGTACACCTTCCCCTTTTGTCATTGCATTGAATGCCAGTTCTACACGGTCCCAGCGATTATCTCTGTCCATTGCATAATAACGTCCCATAACAGAGGCAACCTGACCTACACCCAGTTCTTTCATCTTATCGCAAAGCTGTTCCACATATCCTTTACCACTTGCAGGAGGTGTATCTCTACCGTCTAAGAAACAATGTACAAATACTTTGGAAAGTCCTTCTTTTTTCGCTAATTCTAAAAGACCGAATACATGAGTTAAATGACTATGCACACCACCGTCAGATAATAATCCGAATAAATGCAGCGCTGAGTCATTTTCTTTTGCATTTTTTACTGCTTTTAATAAAGCTTCGTTTTTGAAGAAATCTCCGTCTTCGATTTCTTTTGTAATTCTTGTAAGCTCCTGATAAACAATGCGGCCTGCACCCATATTTAAGTGACCTACCTCAGAATTACCCATCTGTCCGTCAGGAAGTCCTACTGCCATACCGCTGGCATTTCCTTTTACAAAAGGATACTGCTCCTTTAACATATCCATTACAGGAGTTTTCCCTTCGCATACTGCATTTGCCTCACATTTGTCATTTAATCCGTATCCGTCAAGGATCATTAACACGGTTGGTTTTTTACTCATAATTTTTCTCCCTTCTATATCTATATAATAGAAATACCGATTTCTCATTTCATGTTGTTACCAAAGGTATTCTATCACGAAATAGGAAATCGGTAAATGCTTTTTTCTATAATTTTCTAAGACAAAACCTTAGACAAAAATTCTTTTGCTCTCGGTGTCTTTGGATTTTCGAAAAATTCTTTTGGTGTGCTGTCCTCTAAAATTCTTCCTTCATCCATAAATAAAATTCGGTTGGCAACCTCTTTTGCAAATCCCATTTCATGGGTAACAATAATCATGGTCATACCTTCTTTTGCCAGAGCCTTCATTAAATCCAAA
The DNA window shown above is from Blautia hansenii DSM 20583 and carries:
- a CDS encoding M3 family oligoendopeptidase — its product is MKFKDMPYERIDFAKAKAELSEIMEKSKAAKSGEEQFEIHKEFYQLNDKIQTQVTLCSIRHTIDTTDEFYEKEQNYYDEQIPEYSNMCVEYQKILFHSPYKQVLEEKIGQVAFKNMEIAMKSVSEEIIPLMQEENTLVTEYEKLLASAQIPWGEETLNLSLLTPYLKHKDAKIRREAQEKQNEFFLSIQDKLDELYDKLVKNRTLQAKKLGFETYTPLGYLRMQRNCYGREEIENLRRQVKEVWVPFAESIFEKRKERLGLSELSYTDEVVYSPKGNPQPEGTPEEILQAGQQMYEELSSETKEFFDFMMDNELLDVFGRKTKAVGGYMTYIPDYKSPFIFANFNGTSGDVDVMTHECGHAFQGYLAAADPIREHADIGMETAEIHSMSMEFFTEPWYPLFFGKETAQEYTDMHLEDAVIFVPYGCMVDEFQHIIYDNPNLTPKERKQVWKDLERDYKPHLFYDGLEFFENGCFWQKQHHIYSFPLYYIDYVIAQLCAFEYKIWMDKDRKAAWQSYLKLCRMSAAKFHTELLEEAGLETPFKNGVLAKIVENLKK
- the smpB gene encoding SsrA-binding protein SmpB encodes the protein MAKKSENRLIANNKKAYHDYFIEDTYEAGIALAGTEVKSLRMGKCSIKESFIQIDKGEVFIFGMHISPYEKGNIFNKDPLRVRKLLLHSYEIRKIEGKIREKGYTLVPLKVYFKGSLVKVEIGVAKGKKLYDKRQDIAKKDQRRETEREFKVKNLY
- the rnr gene encoding ribonuclease R → MKKNQQIKKRKKIVYEIMCCKEYQPMRAKELAVLLQIPAGKREELHKILDMLLEEGKISINKRGRYEAVRSSAAKKEAEKKSVKAERKKGQYYTGTFISHPRGFGFLEIPEAEEDIFIPEESIGTALHGDTVQIVVKKDGKDGKRCEGEVVKVLERGTREVVGTYQQCDGFGFVVTDNQRFLKDVFIPAGKSLTAEDGDKVLAEIKDHGNKRRSPEGKIIEILGKPGECGVDVLCVAKSYELPMEFPEKVAKQAERIKETLNEGDFYGREDLRDVVMVTIDGEDAKDLDDAVSLTKEEDLYHLGVHIADVSNYVQYNSALDKEALKRGTSVYLADRVIPMLPKKLSNGICSLNAGEDRLALSCLMDIDKKGRVVSHRIVESVIHVKERMSYTNVKKILLQEDEELEKRYEELLPMFFQMKELSELLRNRRKKRGAIDFDFPESKLVLDEKGKVVDIYPYEQNIATRLIEDFMLAANETVAEEYCMLGLPFVYRTHENPDMEKMETVLEMVHQAGIKVKKGKETISPKEVQKILKELEGMECEPFFARLILRSMKQAKYTVEDTGHFGLAAKYYCHFTSPIRRYPDLQIHRIIKETLRGKMTEAKIQHYRGILEEVARQSSAMERRAEEVERETIKMKKAEYMKQHIGEAFEGTVSGVTEWGFYVELDNTVEGLVHVNSLTDDYYSFDKDRYCLVGDMTGRTYTMGQRVKVWVENADENTKTVDFKIERMG
- the secG gene encoding preprotein translocase subunit SecG, whose translation is MEYLRIALTVLFIIDCIALSVIILMQEGKSQGLGSLSGMSETYWGKNKGRSMEGTLVKVTRILGVLFFVLALVLNLKF
- the eno gene encoding phosphopyruvate hydratase, encoding MNRYLPIRQVYAREVLDSRGNPTVETEVTVGEGIVGKDGYTGKSIVPSGASTGKYEALELRDKENRYCGQGVLKAVENVNDKLAECILGENVLNQRHIDTLLKREDGTENKEKMGANAILGVSLAAADVAAKALRIPLYQYLGGCQAHCMPVPMMNILNGGKHADNTVDFQEFMIMPVGACCFKEGLRMCAEVYHKLKEILKSEGLSAAVGDEGGFAPDLKGAEEALEYMVRAVKEAGFIPGKEISFALDVAASELYEDGMYYFPGQSFMRGEKVRKSAEEMIDYYEQLLEKFPIVSIEDGLCEEDWEGWVKMTQRLGDKVQLVGDDLFVTNTKRLQKGIEMGAGNAILIKVNQIGSLSEAMEAVEMAHKAGYCAIISHRSGESEDTFIADLAVATGTGQIKTGAPCRAERTAKYNRLLEIEDDLGKEAQYRNPFMKNNS
- the gpmI gene encoding 2,3-bisphosphoglycerate-independent phosphoglycerate mutase, with amino-acid sequence MSKKPTVLMILDGYGLNDKCEANAVCEGKTPVMDMLKEQYPFVKGNASGMAVGLPDGQMGNSEVGHLNMGAGRIVYQELTRITKEIEDGDFFKNEALLKAVKNAKENDSALHLFGLLSDGGVHSHLTHVFGLLELAKKEGLSKVFVHCFLDGRDTPPASGKGYVEQLCDKMKELGVGQVASVMGRYYAMDRDNRWDRVELAFNAMTKGEGVQAECPAAAVEASYKEEKTDEFVMPTVIVKDGKPVGTIQDKDSVIFFNFRPDRARELTRAFCDDEFTGFAREKRLDLTFVCFTEYDPTIPNKEVAFHKVAITNTFGEFLAANGKKQARIAETEKYAHVTFFFNGGVEEPNEGEDRILVKSPKVATYDLKPEMSAYEVCDKLVEAIKSEKYDVIIINFANPDMVGHTGVEAAAIKAIEAVDECVGKTVDAIKEVGGQMFICADHGNAEQLVDYETGAPFTAHTTNPVPFILVNADPSYDLREGGCLADIAPTLIELMGMEQPKEMTGKSLLIKK